GAATTCTTGTTACACTTTGGCCTCAGCAAACTTACCGATCTTCCTACACCTGTAGAAGTGAAAGAACTTAAGTTTGAGGAATTCACACCAGAGTCTATCATTGTGACTGATGAAACAGAAATGAATCCTGATTTTGATACAAGTACACTACCGGAAGAATTACAAGAAGAGGCCTGAAATGAGTAGTGCAGAAGAAGAATTAAAAAAACTCCGTGCAGGTATTGATTCATTAGACACAGAAATTATCGCACTCATTCAAAAACGGGCTGGTTTCGCACAAGAAATTGGTCGTGTCAAAAAAGAATCTGGTGGCCCTATCTATCGTCCTGATCGTGAAAAAGATGTATATGAGAAGGTAACAAAACTGTCTGGTGGACCACTCCCAGCATCTGTGATTCGTGCTATTTATAGAGAGATGATGTCGGGAACGATTGCCTTAGAACATCCGTTAAAGATTGGATTTTTAGGACCCGAAGGTAGTTTTTCTCATTCCGCACTACGTGCAAAATTTGGATCTTCTATTGAAGCGGTTCCACAAACTTCTATCCCTGATGTGTTTCGAATGGTAGAAGAGGGGAAGTTGGACTACGGAGTGGTTCCTGTAGAAAATTCCACTGAAGGCCAAGTCAGTTCCACCTTAGATATGTTCTTAGAAACAGATCTTTTCGTCTACTCTGAGTTATACCAAAGAATTTCTTTTTCGTTACTTGGATTTGAAACTGATCTTTCGGCTGTGAAAAAAATCTACGGAATTCGGATTGGGAATGAACAGTGCCGCAATTGGATTTCAGCTAACCTTCCGAGTGTAGAGGTTGTGGATACATCCTCTACAGCTATGGCGGCAAAATTGGTTTCGGAAAAAAAAGACGGGCTTGCCATTGCATCCAAAATTGCCGGTGAAATTTATGGTTTGAATGTGATTGCAGAAGGAATCGAAGATTATTCTGGAAACACCACAAGATTTTTAGTGATCGGTAAAACAGAATCTCCTAAAACGAAAGAAGATAAAACATCTATCGTTTTTTCCATTCCAAACCAAACCGGTTCTTTGTTTGCCATCTTAAAAACTTTTAATGAAATTCCTGTGAATCTGACAAAGATTGAATCAAGACCTCTCAAACGAAACTTGTGGGAGTATCATTTTTTTGTGGATTTTATTGGACACAAAGAAGATCCAAAAATTGCAGAATTACTCGAAAAGGTAAAATCACAATGTACCTTGTTTAAACTTTTGGGTTCCTATCCAACTGCCGGATCTTTTCCGACATGAAGTTATCCAGAGTTTTGATTTATGGAATGGGGCTTATGGGTGGATCCTTAGCCCTTGCCATTCGTCAGAAATTTTCGGATGCAGAAATCACCGCAGTCGTTCGTTCCGAAAAAAGTAAAAAAACAATCCTTACGAAAAACTTAAGCCACCAAGTTTTTTTAGAATCAGAGTTTACTTCTCCCAACTGGAATCAATACGATTTGGTGGTCTTTAGCACTCCTGTTGCATCCATTTTGAAAATCATCCCTACACTTCCTAAATCGGGGAATACGATCTTTATCGATTTAGGATCTACTAAAGAAACCATTGTTTCTGCTGTGGAATCTCATTACGGAGATGCGACCCATCATTATATTTCGACCCATCCAATGTGTGGATCAGAACAAGTGGGCCCTGAGGCTGCGGTTCCTGATTTGTATGTGGATAAACTATGTATTCTTACTTCCCCTAAGTCGGCATCTAACGCGAGTTTGGAGTCGGTTCGTTTGTTTTGGGAAAAAATTGGTTCTTGGACCATGGAGATGGATTCCAAGTCCCACGATGAAACTTTGGCCTATCTATCTCATCTTC
This genomic stretch from Leptospira congkakensis harbors:
- a CDS encoding prephenate dehydrogenase, with the translated sequence MKLSRVLIYGMGLMGGSLALAIRQKFSDAEITAVVRSEKSKKTILTKNLSHQVFLESEFTSPNWNQYDLVVFSTPVASILKIIPTLPKSGNTIFIDLGSTKETIVSAVESHYGDATHHYISTHPMCGSEQVGPEAAVPDLYVDKLCILTSPKSASNASLESVRLFWEKIGSWTMEMDSKSHDETLAYLSHLPHVISTLLVNVAGSNPTTKKEITGISKPITGGGFRDMSRIAGSNPDMWISIFKENQVFLRKSIDDLIKQLLEFRELFGSNGSFEEDKIRKIWELALVNKEEIRKIHEVSKKHK
- the pheA gene encoding prephenate dehydratase codes for the protein MSSAEEELKKLRAGIDSLDTEIIALIQKRAGFAQEIGRVKKESGGPIYRPDREKDVYEKVTKLSGGPLPASVIRAIYREMMSGTIALEHPLKIGFLGPEGSFSHSALRAKFGSSIEAVPQTSIPDVFRMVEEGKLDYGVVPVENSTEGQVSSTLDMFLETDLFVYSELYQRISFSLLGFETDLSAVKKIYGIRIGNEQCRNWISANLPSVEVVDTSSTAMAAKLVSEKKDGLAIASKIAGEIYGLNVIAEGIEDYSGNTTRFLVIGKTESPKTKEDKTSIVFSIPNQTGSLFAILKTFNEIPVNLTKIESRPLKRNLWEYHFFVDFIGHKEDPKIAELLEKVKSQCTLFKLLGSYPTAGSFPT